One part of the Terriglobia bacterium genome encodes these proteins:
- a CDS encoding IS4 family transposase, giving the protein MGRSTTGLRGFQQRLAAESVSNLAGVLGRWIPARARTRLRRSGRRQRLFTPMATFWNFLAQVLSPPQPCRETVRQIQARRHARRLAAISSSTGAYCQARRRLPEAVLEPIWPEVAHALAATASPAMHWKGYRVAVVDGTTVSMPDTAQNQAGWPQSSTQKPGCGFPLMKVLGLFSLATGAVHAVVTATLHQGEHALLSDVWKTLTADFDLLLGDRQFGSFATFAALQLCGLEGVFRLHYGRRVDGRTGRRLGKSDRLLTWNQPPKLAWWLPHPVPDALAVRVLKVAVPIPGFRTRVLFLATTLLDPQRFPADALAELYRRRWQVELFFRDIKTVMHLDVLRCLSPDMIRRELHMHLIAYNLIRALMLEAALLHATDLRRLSFKGTCDTLRQWAPHLAFVAAHAALCRRLYRALLRTLAQDLLPLRPNRSEPRAVKRRPKNYHLLTKPRHLMGNLPHRNRPK; this is encoded by the coding sequence ATGGGACGATCCACCACAGGGCTCCGCGGCTTTCAACAACGCCTGGCGGCCGAGTCGGTCTCGAACTTGGCCGGGGTGCTGGGGCGTTGGATCCCCGCCCGAGCGCGCACCCGCTTGCGTCGCTCCGGCAGACGCCAACGCCTCTTTACCCCCATGGCGACGTTTTGGAACTTTCTGGCACAGGTGCTCTCCCCGCCCCAGCCGTGTCGGGAAACCGTGCGACAGATCCAGGCGAGACGGCACGCTCGCCGCCTCGCCGCGATCTCTTCTTCCACCGGCGCCTACTGCCAAGCCCGACGCCGCTTACCGGAAGCGGTTCTGGAACCCATCTGGCCGGAGGTGGCCCACGCCCTGGCTGCTACTGCCTCCCCCGCCATGCACTGGAAGGGGTATCGGGTCGCTGTGGTCGACGGGACCACCGTCAGCATGCCCGACACTGCCCAGAACCAAGCGGGGTGGCCTCAATCCTCAACGCAAAAGCCCGGGTGTGGGTTTCCCTTGATGAAGGTGTTGGGCCTCTTCTCCCTGGCCACCGGCGCGGTGCACGCCGTGGTCACCGCCACGCTCCACCAGGGCGAGCATGCTTTGTTGTCGGATGTGTGGAAGACCCTCACCGCGGACTTCGATCTCTTGCTCGGCGATCGCCAATTCGGTTCCTTTGCCACCTTCGCGGCGTTGCAGCTCTGTGGATTGGAGGGGGTCTTTCGCCTCCATTACGGTCGCCGCGTGGACGGGCGCACGGGACGGCGCTTAGGCAAGTCCGATCGGCTCTTGACCTGGAACCAGCCCCCCAAGCTCGCTTGGTGGCTCCCGCACCCGGTTCCCGATGCCCTTGCCGTCCGCGTGCTGAAAGTCGCCGTCCCCATTCCCGGCTTCCGAACCCGCGTCCTCTTCCTCGCCACCACGCTCCTCGATCCCCAACGCTTCCCCGCTGACGCCCTCGCCGAACTCTATCGACGCCGGTGGCAGGTCGAACTCTTCTTCCGCGACATCAAAACCGTCATGCACCTGGACGTGCTGCGCTGTCTGAGTCCCGACATGATTCGTCGCGAACTCCACATGCACCTGATCGCCTACAACCTCATCCGCGCCCTCATGCTCGAAGCGGCCCTTCTTCACGCCACCGATCTCCGCCGCCTCAGCTTCAAAGGTACCTGTGACACGCTGCGCCAGTGGGCACCCCATCTGGCTTTCGTCGCCGCCCATGCCGCCCTCTGTCGTCGCCTCTATCGCGCTCTGCTCCGCACCCTCGCCCAGGATCTCCTCCCACTTCGCCCCAACCGATCCGAACCTCGCGCTGTCAAACGACGACCCAAAAACTATCATCTCCTCACGAAACCCCGCCACCTGATGGGAAATCTCCCCCATAGGAATCGACCAAAATGA
- a CDS encoding NAD(P)-dependent alcohol dehydrogenase: MRAVLCTRYGPPEVLRLAEVERPIPRRNQVRIRIFATAVTVSDCVVRGLKAPRRYRILFRLLAGWNAPRRQIIGMVLAGDVDSVGRNVTSFKEGDQVFGMSRWVVGAYAEEVCWPVNTLLAPRPTNLSYEEAAALPYGGLLAMHCLRKARLRPGQRVLVYGASGAIGTAAVQLARHFGAVVTGVCSTTNLQLVESLGAETVLDYTREDFTSRGERYDLILDAVGKRKSAAAMRDARRALTTGGTCISIDDDFPSLTLQDLNLLRRLAESGALKPVIDRRYRLEEIVEAHRYVELGHKKGNVIVTVGPRS, encoded by the coding sequence ATGAGAGCTGTCCTCTGCACGCGTTACGGCCCACCAGAGGTGCTTCGACTCGCGGAGGTCGAGCGACCCATCCCGCGCCGGAACCAGGTCCGCATTCGGATCTTCGCGACGGCCGTGACGGTGAGCGACTGCGTCGTCCGTGGTCTGAAGGCGCCCCGCCGGTATCGGATCCTGTTTCGGTTGCTGGCCGGCTGGAACGCGCCGCGCCGACAGATCATCGGGATGGTGCTCGCCGGAGACGTCGATTCCGTCGGCCGAAACGTCACGTCCTTCAAGGAAGGCGATCAGGTATTCGGTATGAGCCGTTGGGTGGTTGGCGCCTATGCGGAGGAGGTCTGCTGGCCAGTGAACACCCTCTTGGCGCCCCGGCCGACGAACCTCAGCTACGAGGAGGCTGCGGCCCTTCCGTACGGGGGCCTGTTGGCGATGCATTGCCTGCGCAAGGCCAGGCTCCGGCCCGGCCAGCGCGTCTTAGTCTATGGCGCTTCGGGCGCCATCGGCACCGCGGCCGTCCAGCTCGCCAGGCACTTCGGGGCTGTCGTGACCGGTGTGTGCAGCACCACGAATCTGCAGCTGGTCGAGTCGCTCGGCGCCGAGACGGTCCTCGACTACACGCGAGAGGACTTCACCAGCCGGGGAGAGCGCTACGATCTCATCCTCGACGCCGTGGGAAAGCGCAAGAGCGCGGCTGCAATGCGGGACGCCAGACGCGCCCTGACGACGGGCGGGACGTGCATCTCGATCGATGACGATTTCCCGAGTCTGACCCTGCAGGACCTGAATCTGCTGCGGCGGCTGGCCGAGTCGGGAGCGCTGAAGCCGGTCATCGATCGCCGCTATCGGCTGGAGGAGATCGTCGAGGCCCACCGGTACGTCGAGCTGGGACACAAGAAAGGCAACGTGATTGTGACCGTCGGGCCGCGCTCCTGA
- a CDS encoding ABC transporter permease, translating into MLNDVRYSLRMMRRTPMFTAAVILTVALAIAANSAIFSVVNAVMLRPLPFRDPDRLVQVAEKNDKLNLPSFGASALNFLSWREQTHAFDELAAVGFSNYTLSGSGEPEQLSGNRISPALTRVLGLAPVAGRAFSDDEETPGVAPVAMIGEGLWKRRFGADSTLIGRTIVLNGAPTTVIGIAPAALNLISGGDIYTPLSIDRSKEIRLNHVIFVVGRLRQGVSLQQAQAEMDSIARHLGRQYPEVRDWGIHLITLFDTFVSPQLKTGLWVLLSAVILVLLIACANIANLLLARAATRQKEMAVRTALGANRTRLLRQLMVESIVLSIAGGGTGLVGAAWAVRAINRALPPNVLPVPAVPIDATVLWFAAALTLVTGLFFGIAPAWRASRVDINEVLKQAGRESSGGVGARLRQSLVTGEMALATVLLIGAGLLIQTLTNLERVHLGFDSHGLITFQLAPPPGKYPLNSKAPLLYRSLLDSLLSVPGVNGAAVSSGIPFGAGNYTTHPMLTTGQSALPPGTLVPIDWRIVSPGYFKTLDIPLVRGRDFTDADGPTALPVMVVSQATARRFWGDADPLGHTLTRSADPRTAFTIVGVVGDVRSTALNQESPALYYPMASRVWPLMDVVVRTGGSAETVLPAIRQKVHELDAELALANIRTMDQWLSNSAAQPRLNTVLLGAFASVALLIAAIGIYGVLAYSVSQRTREIGLRMALGATPRGVLSLIVREGMTLVLIGIGIGLAGGLALGRAVSSLVFGVTVRDPATFAVVTVVLATVALAACIVPARRAASVDPMIALREE; encoded by the coding sequence ATGTTGAACGACGTGCGTTACTCCCTGCGGATGATGCGCCGGACCCCAATGTTCACAGCGGCAGTCATCTTGACAGTTGCACTTGCGATTGCGGCCAATTCCGCCATCTTCAGCGTGGTGAATGCTGTGATGCTGCGGCCGTTGCCGTTTCGGGACCCGGACCGGCTGGTGCAGGTCGCGGAGAAGAACGACAAGCTCAATCTCCCGAGTTTCGGCGCCTCGGCGTTGAACTTCCTGTCCTGGCGCGAGCAGACGCACGCCTTCGACGAGCTCGCGGCGGTGGGATTCAGCAACTACACCCTCAGCGGGAGCGGTGAACCCGAGCAGCTTTCCGGCAATCGGATCAGCCCGGCGCTGACGCGTGTGCTGGGGCTCGCGCCAGTGGCTGGCCGGGCATTCAGCGACGACGAGGAGACGCCGGGCGTCGCCCCTGTGGCCATGATTGGCGAAGGCCTGTGGAAACGACGCTTCGGCGCTGACTCCACGCTGATCGGACGCACGATCGTGCTCAATGGCGCGCCGACCACGGTCATCGGTATCGCTCCCGCGGCACTGAATCTGATTTCGGGAGGCGACATTTACACTCCGCTGTCGATCGATCGGTCGAAAGAAATCCGTCTCAACCACGTGATCTTTGTTGTTGGGCGGCTGCGACAGGGTGTTTCGCTCCAACAGGCCCAAGCGGAGATGGACTCGATCGCTCGGCACCTCGGCCGGCAGTATCCGGAAGTGCGCGACTGGGGGATTCACCTGATCACGTTGTTTGACACATTTGTCAGCCCACAGCTCAAGACGGGGCTCTGGGTGCTGCTGTCCGCGGTCATTCTCGTGCTGCTGATTGCCTGCGCGAACATCGCCAACCTGCTTCTAGCGCGAGCGGCCACACGGCAGAAGGAGATGGCAGTGCGGACAGCCCTGGGGGCAAACCGAACGCGGCTGCTGCGCCAACTGATGGTGGAAAGCATCGTTCTCTCCATCGCGGGTGGCGGCACGGGTCTCGTGGGTGCAGCCTGGGCGGTACGAGCGATCAACCGGGCCTTGCCGCCCAATGTTTTGCCGGTCCCGGCGGTGCCGATCGACGCGACCGTGCTCTGGTTTGCTGCGGCACTCACCCTCGTCACGGGCCTGTTCTTTGGCATTGCGCCCGCTTGGCGCGCTTCCAGGGTGGATATCAATGAAGTGCTGAAACAGGCAGGACGCGAGTCTTCGGGCGGTGTCGGGGCCCGGCTGCGCCAGAGCCTCGTCACTGGCGAGATGGCGCTTGCGACGGTTCTGCTGATCGGAGCGGGGTTGCTCATTCAGACCCTGACGAATCTTGAGCGCGTGCACCTCGGTTTTGACTCGCACGGGCTGATCACCTTCCAGCTTGCCCCGCCGCCGGGCAAGTATCCCCTCAACAGCAAAGCTCCGCTGCTCTACCGCTCACTGCTCGATTCTTTGCTCTCCGTGCCGGGCGTGAACGGTGCTGCGGTTTCCAGCGGCATTCCCTTTGGGGCCGGAAACTACACTACGCATCCGATGTTAACAACGGGGCAGTCGGCCTTGCCGCCCGGGACGTTGGTGCCTATTGACTGGCGCATCGTCAGCCCCGGGTATTTCAAAACCTTGGACATCCCGCTGGTGCGCGGTCGCGACTTCACCGATGCGGACGGTCCAACGGCTTTGCCCGTCATGGTGGTGAGCCAAGCCACTGCGAGGAGGTTCTGGGGTGACGCCGATCCCCTCGGCCACACTTTGACGCGCTCGGCGGACCCGCGCACCGCATTCACCATCGTGGGTGTCGTGGGGGACGTGCGCAGCACCGCACTCAACCAGGAATCGCCGGCCCTCTATTACCCCATGGCTTCACGGGTTTGGCCACTCATGGACGTCGTCGTGCGCACGGGCGGATCCGCGGAGACCGTGTTACCCGCCATTCGCCAAAAAGTGCACGAACTCGATGCGGAACTGGCGCTGGCCAATATCCGGACGATGGACCAGTGGTTGTCGAACAGCGCCGCGCAACCGCGACTCAACACGGTGCTCCTCGGCGCCTTTGCGTCGGTGGCGCTGCTGATCGCAGCCATCGGCATCTACGGCGTTCTTGCGTATTCCGTCAGCCAGCGTACGCGGGAGATCGGATTGCGCATGGCTTTGGGCGCGACGCCGCGTGGGGTGCTTAGCCTTATTGTCAGAGAAGGGATGACCCTCGTCCTGATCGGGATTGGAATCGGCCTCGCAGGCGGACTCGCACTGGGACGAGCCGTGTCGAGTCTTGTCTTCGGCGTTACTGTCCGCGATCCGGCGACGTTCGCCGTTGTCACGGTGGTGCTGGCGACTGTAGCGCTCGCCGCATGTATTGTCCCCGCCCGCCGGGCCGCGAGCGTCGATCCCATGATCGCATTACGAGAGGAGTAG
- a CDS encoding DUF1697 domain-containing protein yields MTIYIAFLRGINVGGKSLLPMKELVAVLEDLGSQNVHTYIQSGNAVFESRDKDASRLSRTISAEIKKRRGFESHVLVLKLKDLERAIAENPFPEAEIDPRFLHVGFLASSPRNPNLKMLESIKSSSERFHLIDNLFYLHAPEGVGKSKLAAKTEKLLGVAMTDRNWRTVLKVWEMAKGLT; encoded by the coding sequence ATGACGATCTATATCGCGTTCTTACGGGGCATCAACGTCGGCGGGAAGAGTCTTTTGCCGATGAAAGAACTTGTCGCTGTGCTTGAAGACCTCGGCTCCCAAAACGTCCATACATACATCCAAAGCGGCAATGCGGTGTTCGAGAGCAGAGACAAAGACGCTTCGCGGCTTTCAAGGACGATCAGTGCTGAAATCAAGAAGCGCCGGGGATTCGAGTCCCATGTCCTCGTGTTGAAGCTCAAAGACCTCGAAAGGGCAATTGCGGAGAACCCCTTCCCCGAAGCTGAGATCGATCCCCGATTCTTACATGTGGGTTTTCTCGCCTCCTCACCCCGGAATCCTAACCTGAAAATGCTCGAAAGCATCAAGAGCAGCAGCGAACGATTTCATCTGATCGATAACTTGTTTTATCTGCATGCACCCGAAGGAGTGGGCAAATCCAAGCTCGCGGCCAAAACCGAGAAATTGCTCGGCGTCGCAATGACTGATCGTAATTGGAGAACTGTGCTCAAAGTCTGGGAAATGGCAAAAGGGTTAACGTAA
- a CDS encoding dihydrofolate reductase family protein, giving the protein MKPRRKIIVYIATSADGYIARPDGDVEWLNRRPSTVDYGIRKFYPTIDTILWGRKTYDWLLNYYKKRGKTKGLFDTKLANYVFSRKPPRRATPGVKFVSEPVKVFAQRLRATPGKHIWMMGGGELIASFLDAGEIDEFDIHVIPVLIGEGIPLVAPRHRDVPLRLLSSKKYPDGVVRLRYEVPR; this is encoded by the coding sequence ATGAAACCTAGACGAAAGATTATCGTTTACATCGCGACAAGCGCGGACGGCTACATTGCCAGACCAGACGGCGATGTGGAATGGCTCAATCGCCGGCCCAGTACGGTCGATTACGGCATTCGCAAGTTTTACCCGACCATCGACACGATCCTGTGGGGACGCAAGACCTATGACTGGCTCCTGAATTATTACAAGAAGAGAGGCAAGACGAAGGGGCTGTTCGACACGAAGCTTGCGAACTATGTCTTTTCCCGGAAGCCGCCGCGACGCGCGACACCTGGCGTGAAATTCGTTTCAGAGCCGGTCAAGGTGTTTGCGCAGCGGTTGCGCGCGACGCCGGGCAAGCACATCTGGATGATGGGCGGTGGAGAGTTGATCGCCTCCTTCCTCGACGCCGGCGAGATCGACGAGTTCGACATCCATGTCATTCCGGTGCTTATCGGCGAGGGGATACCCCTTGTGGCGCCGCGTCATCGCGATGTGCCGCTCCGCTTGCTCTCATCGAAGAAGTACCCGGACGGAGTCGTTCGATTGCGTTATGAAGTTCCGCGGTAG
- a CDS encoding GNAT family N-acetyltransferase has translation MRQRSDGTVTLSLFAHNDAHALCNGDRDPEHRRRFEFPGDFIPSLKHSENAIARWEQERLAGKRFPFAVRDTATDELLGGCELKPLDDEVANLSYWTYAAHRRRGVAARAIALACAIAFEDMGFRRLEVVTDPDNVGSRRAAVRNGFKEVGMREGRILHVVEVDEYHKRVSA, from the coding sequence ATGAGACAGCGAAGCGACGGCACGGTGACGCTCAGTCTTTTTGCGCATAATGACGCTCACGCGCTGTGCAACGGAGACCGTGATCCAGAGCATCGGCGCCGGTTCGAGTTTCCCGGCGACTTCATCCCGTCGCTGAAGCACTCCGAGAACGCCATCGCCCGATGGGAGCAAGAGCGCCTTGCCGGCAAGCGCTTTCCCTTCGCCGTCCGGGATACCGCAACCGACGAACTTCTGGGTGGTTGTGAGCTCAAGCCTCTTGATGACGAAGTGGCCAACCTGTCTTATTGGACCTATGCCGCTCATCGTCGCCGCGGAGTTGCCGCACGCGCCATTGCCTTGGCGTGCGCTATCGCATTCGAAGATATGGGTTTTCGTCGGTTGGAGGTCGTTACCGATCCCGACAATGTCGGATCACGCCGGGCCGCAGTCCGCAACGGATTCAAGGAAGTGGGGATGCGTGAAGGGCGGATCCTCCACGTCGTCGAAGTGGACGAGTACCACAAACGGGTGTCTGCGTGA
- a CDS encoding carbon-nitrogen hydrolase family protein has protein sequence MIIALASPRIASTLDEGLDKIKRLLSEASAQGAEIVCFPEAYLPGLRGQDFEVLPFDQTQQERILHAVAQWGRTYAVATILGMESFTEAGRQIVAFVIDARGQVQGYQTKNQLDPTEDQFYVPGNTRRLFEVKGIKFGVVICHEGWRYPETVRWAAVRGAKIVFHPHHTGSDREGVRLTQWGAASGPYYEKAMMMRSLENTIYFASVNYALRFQESATSLIAPSGQCQAYLPYGQESILVQKIKVEEATGLLATRYAPERYQEFYLE, from the coding sequence TTGATCATTGCCCTGGCGTCGCCTCGGATCGCCTCAACGCTTGATGAGGGGTTGGACAAGATCAAGCGGCTCCTGTCCGAAGCTTCGGCCCAAGGCGCGGAGATCGTGTGTTTCCCTGAAGCTTATCTCCCAGGTCTGCGGGGACAGGATTTTGAAGTATTGCCCTTTGATCAGACACAACAGGAACGAATACTGCACGCCGTGGCGCAGTGGGGGCGAACGTATGCGGTGGCCACGATCCTCGGGATGGAAAGTTTCACGGAAGCAGGCCGGCAGATTGTCGCCTTTGTCATTGACGCCCGGGGCCAGGTCCAGGGATACCAAACCAAGAACCAGCTGGATCCGACCGAAGATCAGTTCTATGTGCCCGGAAATACCCGGCGACTCTTCGAGGTCAAAGGGATTAAGTTTGGAGTGGTGATCTGCCATGAGGGCTGGCGCTACCCGGAGACGGTGCGGTGGGCGGCGGTGCGGGGCGCCAAGATCGTCTTTCATCCCCACCACACCGGCAGTGATCGAGAGGGTGTCCGTCTGACGCAGTGGGGCGCGGCCAGCGGCCCTTACTACGAGAAGGCGATGATGATGCGCAGCCTGGAGAACACCATCTACTTTGCCAGTGTCAATTATGCTTTGCGCTTCCAGGAATCGGCGACAAGTCTCATTGCCCCGTCAGGCCAGTGCCAGGCGTACTTACCCTATGGACAGGAAAGCATCTTGGTGCAGAAGATCAAAGTCGAGGAAGCGACCGGTTTGCTGGCCACTCGATACGCACCCGAGCGTTATCAAGAATTCTATTTGGAGTGA
- a CDS encoding DUF1801 domain-containing protein encodes MSTKPKTIDDYLVSLSKEKRAALENLRRAIKSAAPKAEECISYNIPAFRLAGRLLVAFGAAANHCAFYPGAFPVKAHKDELKAYDTSKGTIRFQADRPLPATLVRKLVKTRITEKTLQQRVAAGRATRRR; translated from the coding sequence ATGTCAACTAAGCCAAAGACGATTGACGATTACCTCGTGTCCTTGAGCAAGGAGAAGCGGGCGGCGCTTGAGAACCTTCGAAGGGCCATCAAGTCCGCGGCGCCGAAAGCTGAAGAGTGCATCAGTTACAATATCCCAGCCTTTCGTCTTGCCGGAAGGCTGCTGGTGGCCTTTGGCGCGGCCGCGAACCACTGCGCCTTTTATCCCGGAGCTTTTCCCGTGAAAGCCCACAAGGACGAACTCAAGGCCTACGACACCAGCAAGGGCACCATCCGCTTTCAAGCGGACCGTCCCCTACCGGCCACACTGGTGCGGAAGCTGGTAAAGACGCGGATCACGGAGAAAACCCTCCAACAACGGGTTGCAGCGGGCAGAGCTACGCGACGCCGTTGA